In Lonchura striata isolate bLonStr1 chromosome 30, bLonStr1.mat, whole genome shotgun sequence, a single genomic region encodes these proteins:
- the RAB7B gene encoding ras-related protein Rab-7b, translating to MDASKKVDLKIIIIGALGVGKTSLLHQYVHKTFYEDYRTTLGASILTKVLAVDSTPLKLQIWDTGGQERFRSMVSTFYKGSDGCMLAFDVTDRESFEALDNWRDDFLEKVIPREHDFPMVVLGNKIDLSDRQVPKETASAWCKEKDIPYFEVSAKNNINVAEAFETLAKQALSTYKGIFESYLTDSIKLTPNDKPKQSCC from the exons ATGGATGCCAGCAAGAAGGTGGATCTGAAGATCATCATCATCGGAGCTCTGGG CGTGGGCAAGACCTCCCTGCTGCACCAGTACGTGCACAAGACGTTCTACGAGGATTACCGCACCACGCTGGGCGCCAGCATCCTCACCAAGGTCCTCGCCGTGGACAGCACCCCCCTGAAGCTGCAG AtctgggacacagggggacaggaGCGATTCCGGTCCATGGTGTCGACCTTCTACAAAGGCTCCGACGGCTGCATGCTGGCCTTCGACGTGACAGACAGGGAGTCCTTTGAGGCCCTGGACAACTGGAGAGATGATTTCCTGGAGAAGGTCATTCCCAGGGAACACGATTTCCCCatggtggtgctggggaacaagATAGACCTCAGTGACCGGCAG GTGCCCAAGGAAACAGCCTCAGCCTGGTGCAAGGAGAAGGACATTCCGTATTTCGAGGTCAGTGCCAAGAACAACATCAACGTGGCCGAGGCTTTCGAGACCCTCGCGAAGCAGGCGCTGAGCACG TACAAAGGGATTTTTGAGAGTTATTTAACCGACTCCATCAAGCTCACTCCCAACGACAAGCccaagcagagctgctgctga